The following proteins are encoded in a genomic region of Cyclonatronum proteinivorum:
- the rdgB gene encoding RdgB/HAM1 family non-canonical purine NTP pyrophosphatase — protein sequence MTEIPAEKADFSLPDTIVLASANPHKVTELREILSGIGVKLKSTSDFPGLRDVIEDAETLHGNALKKAAYLYETTGLPALADDTGLEVDHLNGAPGVYSARYAGERATYEDNVNKLLRELGSTDNRSARFRTVIAFKNDSGTFFFNGVCEGRITKTPIGDNGFGYDPVFMPEGYNLTFAELMSEIKNNISHRGRAVKKFIRFLEEMRKKEA from the coding sequence ATGACCGAAATTCCCGCAGAAAAAGCCGACTTCAGCTTACCCGATACCATTGTGCTGGCCTCCGCAAACCCGCATAAGGTAACCGAGCTTCGCGAAATCCTGAGCGGAATCGGCGTCAAATTAAAATCAACAAGTGATTTTCCGGGCCTGCGGGACGTTATCGAAGACGCGGAAACCCTGCACGGAAACGCCCTCAAAAAAGCCGCCTACCTCTACGAAACAACCGGCCTGCCCGCCCTCGCCGACGACACCGGTCTTGAAGTCGACCACCTCAACGGTGCCCCCGGCGTGTACTCCGCGCGCTACGCCGGAGAGCGGGCAACCTACGAAGACAACGTCAACAAACTACTGCGCGAACTCGGCAGCACCGACAACCGCAGCGCGCGATTCCGCACCGTCATCGCCTTTAAAAATGATTCCGGCACCTTCTTCTTCAACGGCGTTTGTGAAGGCCGCATCACCAAAACCCCCATCGGCGACAACGGCTTCGGCTACGACCCCGTGTTCATGCCCGAAGGCTACAACCTCACCTTCGCAGAGCTCATGTCCGAAATCAAAAACAACATCAGCCACCGCGGCCGGGCAGTCAAAAAATTCATCCGCTTCCTTGAAGAAATGCGCAAAAAGGAAGCCTGA
- a CDS encoding PfkB family carbohydrate kinase yields the protein MSILVVGSVAYDGIETPFGKVDRILGGSATFISITASYFHSPLQLVGVVGHDFADEDLNKLKARNIDLEGLQIDSSGKTFFWQGRYHFDLNNRDTLDTQLNVFEKFDPVIPDSYQNAKVVCLGNIAPALQSKVLDQIETPDLVILDTMNFWIEGARQDLEATLNRVDVLIINDSEARELSGEPNLVKAADRIREMGPDTLIIKKGEHGALLFTNGSIFSAPAFPIVDIFDPTGAGDTFLGGFAGWLARSGDFSDDNFRRAVIYGSAMASFCVEKFGPERLLALTPAEINERYTAFRTLAEIPVQRDHTF from the coding sequence ATGAGCATTCTTGTTGTTGGTTCTGTTGCCTACGATGGCATCGAAACACCCTTTGGTAAAGTTGACCGCATCTTAGGCGGTTCTGCGACCTTTATCTCCATCACAGCCAGTTACTTTCACAGCCCGCTTCAGCTTGTAGGCGTAGTCGGGCACGATTTCGCTGATGAAGACCTCAACAAGCTTAAGGCCCGGAATATTGACCTTGAAGGCCTGCAGATCGATTCAAGTGGTAAAACCTTCTTCTGGCAGGGCCGCTACCACTTCGACCTGAACAACCGCGACACCCTTGATACGCAGCTCAATGTATTCGAAAAATTCGATCCGGTCATACCGGACTCCTATCAGAATGCAAAAGTAGTTTGCCTCGGCAACATTGCACCGGCCCTGCAAAGCAAGGTGCTCGATCAGATCGAAACGCCCGACCTTGTCATTCTCGACACCATGAATTTCTGGATTGAAGGCGCCCGTCAGGATCTTGAAGCAACCCTCAACCGGGTTGATGTGCTCATTATCAACGACTCTGAAGCACGTGAACTTTCCGGCGAACCCAACCTCGTGAAAGCCGCCGACCGCATCCGCGAAATGGGCCCCGACACCCTCATCATCAAAAAAGGCGAGCACGGTGCACTCCTCTTTACCAACGGCAGCATTTTCTCCGCCCCGGCCTTCCCCATCGTAGATATCTTCGACCCTACCGGCGCAGGCGACACCTTCCTCGGCGGATTTGCCGGCTGGCTTGCACGATCAGGCGACTTTTCCGACGACAACTTCCGTCGTGCCGTCATCTACGGTTCCGCCATGGCAAGCTTCTGCGTTGAAAAATTCGGCCCCGAGCGCCTCCTCGCCCTCACCCCTGCCGAAATCAACGAACGCTACACAGCCTTCCGCACCCTGGCAGAAATCCCGGTTCAACGCGACCACACCTTCTGA